The following DNA comes from Neosynechococcus sphagnicola sy1.
ATTAAAGGTCGAAAACGGTTTATGACGGTCGATACCCTGGGATTGCTGTTGCGGGTCTTGGTGACTGCCGCGAGTGTACCCGAACGAGAGGGGGCTAAACAGGTACTCCAACAGGTGAAACAGATGGGTCAAGGGGTATCGCGACTGCATACGATTTGGGCCGATGGCGGTTTTGACGGTAATCCATTCCTGATGTGGGTGATGGATGTTTGTCGGTGGATTGTGGAGGTTGTGCTGCGACCAGAGCAAACCAAAGGGTTCGTATTGCTGAAAAAAAGGTGGGTTGTTGAACGAACATTTGGCTGGCTCATGGGGTACCGTCGATTGGTTCGAGACTATGAGTTATGGCCAGAAACTTCGGAGACATTTATTTACCTGGCCATGATACGAATCATGGTGAGGCAGTTAGCATAAAATCTGACCCAAAAAGACTTTTAAAACATCCTCTAAGTAGCCCTCAAAAAAACTCTCCTTGTAAAGTCCTCTGAATCTATAGCAGTCCTAAGTCACTTATCAACTTTCATCCTTTCTGGACAAGGATTTTAGGCTGATTTAGTTTACGAATCTTTTAGGATTTCTATATCAACTCAACGTTGACTGCATGCTATCGATAGTTAGTAAATTGCAAAGCAACGGGCCAATCTTCTTGTTTGAGGTGCTGCATCACCCCTTGTAAGTCATCTTTAGACTTTGCCGAGACACGCACTGCATCCCCCTGGATCGATCCCTGGACTTTCTTAAACTCTTCTCGGATCAGTTTTGTAATTTGTTTGGCAACTTCTTGGCTAATCCCTTGCTTGAGCTTAATTTCCTGCCGCACGCGGTTGCCACTGGCAGACTCGATCTTGCCGTAATCAAAAATTTTCAGTGATAAGTTACGCTTTGCAGCCTTGGTTTGCAGCAGGGTATGTACCGCATCCAGGGTGAATTCGCTGTCAGTATTGACAACAATTGATTCTTCCCCGAGTTCCAGGACAGTTTTGGTATCTTTGAGGTCATAGCGGGCTTGAATTTCCCGTACAGTTTGATCGATCGCATTCACCAATTCTTGCCGATCAAAGTCACTGACAATATCAAATGAAAAAGTTGATGCCATAAGCGCTTCACTATCCTTGATGTACCTGTAATCAACTAACAACCCACAGATGGTCGGTTTAGAGAAACCACCCTATCCTGTGCTGTCCCTGGAGCCAAGAATCTCGTCGCTAAGATCATTCGGTGGCGGCAGCAAAACATCCACGCAACCGCATCTTAACTCTTAAGCCCCCCAAGTCACCGAAGGGTTGTCACAAAGCCATCGATCCAACAACGTCGGCAGCTGCTAGATCGAACTTGCCCTGCATCTGAGGGCAAACTACCCCAAAATGGAAAGGGCACTAAAACGATTGCCGTGCAAATTTTCCCAGCAGCATTACTGGCATCGGCAGAACAACAGGGATGGTATGCCTTTAGTCAAAATAGAACGGTGTCACCAACCGCCGTTGATCCTCGGCATCCCGACAGGTCTGCAACAAGGTGTGGCTGTCATGGAAGACAAAACAGATTAGTTGCTGACAACGGGAAACAATTTCCCAGTTACAGAGAGCACTGGCTTCTGCCAGAGACAGATGATCGTTGGCGGGGTTCTCCACAAGATGCATCACCTGCTCTAGTTGCTCACGGGATTCTCGGGGTTGACGCTCCATACTCTGGGGCAGAATTACCGTTAGCAAACTGGGGTTCGCTCGCATAGCTCCTCGCACAACCGCCAAGTTCGTCCCAGTCGCCCCTGATGTAATGAGGCTATTGCCAGAAAGAACCAGCGCATAGCTCATCATTTCAATCAGGTGTTGATGGGTCAGGGGAACATGGCGAGATCCCAGAATTGCCAGCCGCTTGGAGCCTGTTTGCTGGATTGTGGCAAGTTCTTGTAAGAATTCGTCTACCTGAGGCAGATCTTGAACGGGTTGACTCAAAGATTAGGGTTCAGGAGATTGACGCTGATTATTCTAACAGACCGGGTTGCCCCCTCGTGGAGGAATCTAGGGCGACGCTTTGCAGTTAAGCGACGGGGAGGGCTGCGACCAAGCCCAATCCTGCCATCAGGCGATCGATATTAAAATGCTCGATCATCAACTGTTGCATGCACTCAACCTTGATCGCCTCATGGAGCCGTACCTGACCAAAAGCTCGATCGATAATTTCAACGGTGCTCAAGGTATCTAAATCAACTGATAGCACCGGAATTTCCAATTCCTCAGCACGGCTGAGAATCGAGGTGTCTGGAGGGAGTTGCCCGGTTAAGATTAAACATTGGGTCGAGGTCTCCAGCGCCGCCCACTGAATATCCGTGCGATCGCCCCCAGTTACCACCGCCATGTTATTGGCCTGTTGAAAATACTTGAGGGCTGCACTGACGTTCATCGCTCCAATCTTCAAGCTCTCCACCATCAAATCCAAGCGATCGCGGCAACAGAGTACCTCGGCTTTGAGTTGACGGACGAGCTCGTCCACACTGACGCTGCGGAGCAAGTTATTCCGGGGCAACATCCCTAACACGGGAATGCCCGATCGCTCTAGGTAGGGTTGGACAACGGTTGCCACCGCTTCTGAATGCTCGACAGGAATATCATTAATCAACACCCCAATTAGACGATCGCCCAAATGTTGTCGAGCTGCAATCAGGGCATCCACCAACAGCACTGTATGGAACCGGGCAACTAACATCACGGAGGCATCAATCACCTCAGCCATTTGCAGCAATGATAAGTCAAACAATTGCCCTTCTTCGAGGGTGCCGGGGCCTTCCAACAACACCAACCCCTCCGCAGGAGCTTGTAAGCCCTGGAGCAGCAATGATTGATAATCGACTTGATCTTCACCCCGTAGCCGCTTCTGAATTGTTTGTTCATCCAACGAGAGCAGCGTTGGACGCAGACAGTGGGAGGGTAAATTCAGTACTTGGGCAATAAAACGAACATCTTCATCCAGGGTGTCAGCCTCGGACTCACTCAGGCAGGTGCCAACAGGTTTGCCGTAGACCAGCTTCAACCCCTGTTTTTGGATCAAATGGGCTAGCCCCAAAATAGTTGCTGATTTTCCACTATAGGTTTCGGTTGATCCAATCAACAAATGCTTCACAACGTTGGGCACGCGCTCACTCCTGCCATCTGACCGGTAATATACATGATCCTGATTCCTATTGTAGAGGGAAGCTTCTGAAGCTGACCCCCTTGGGGGATGCTCTCTGGGTCAATATCCCTTGATCCCCAGCGATGGGGCAGCCTAATCATCAAGATGTAGCAACTTGCGATAAAACGTCTGGGAGAAGTCTGCGCTTTTGGTGCGTTTATAGGTTTGAATCACATCGATTAAATAATCAACAAATTCAAAGTTCGCCAGCATCATTTCGTAGCTCAGTTCCCCACTGCCATCAAATTGCAGGCGACAACGGGTCAAGTCAGCCGGGAGGCTGGAGATGTTCCAAGTGGCAATAAAAGGAAT
Coding sequences within:
- a CDS encoding IS5 family transposase, giving the protein IKGRKRFMTVDTLGLLLRVLVTAASVPEREGAKQVLQQVKQMGQGVSRLHTIWADGGFDGNPFLMWVMDVCRWIVEVVLRPEQTKGFVLLKKRWVVERTFGWLMGYRRLVRDYELWPETSETFIYLAMIRIMVRQLA
- a CDS encoding YajQ family cyclic di-GMP-binding protein, producing the protein MASTFSFDIVSDFDRQELVNAIDQTVREIQARYDLKDTKTVLELGEESIVVNTDSEFTLDAVHTLLQTKAAKRNLSLKIFDYGKIESASGNRVRQEIKLKQGISQEVAKQITKLIREEFKKVQGSIQGDAVRVSAKSKDDLQGVMQHLKQEDWPVALQFTNYR
- a CDS encoding phosphotransacetylase family protein, coding for MPNVVKHLLIGSTETYSGKSATILGLAHLIQKQGLKLVYGKPVGTCLSESEADTLDEDVRFIAQVLNLPSHCLRPTLLSLDEQTIQKRLRGEDQVDYQSLLLQGLQAPAEGLVLLEGPGTLEEGQLFDLSLLQMAEVIDASVMLVARFHTVLLVDALIAARQHLGDRLIGVLINDIPVEHSEAVATVVQPYLERSGIPVLGMLPRNNLLRSVSVDELVRQLKAEVLCCRDRLDLMVESLKIGAMNVSAALKYFQQANNMAVVTGGDRTDIQWAALETSTQCLILTGQLPPDTSILSRAEELEIPVLSVDLDTLSTVEIIDRAFGQVRLHEAIKVECMQQLMIEHFNIDRLMAGLGLVAALPVA
- the ebsA gene encoding type IV pilus biogenesis protein EbsA; the encoded protein is MSTEQILQLQPAAPQAVNVYMPYYQGNKRSFLPLAISLYQKGSLEGQRRIEGADSIPFIATWNISSLPADLTRCRLQFDGSGELSYEMMLANFEFVDYLIDVIQTYKRTKSADFSQTFYRKLLHLDD